A stretch of Ipomoea triloba cultivar NCNSP0323 chromosome 13, ASM357664v1 DNA encodes these proteins:
- the LOC116002674 gene encoding beta-1,3-galactosyltransferase 7-like isoform X1: MRNRHNAKVSAKWIPLFSIAFFFLGMLYTNRLWGPPESTNQLIAQHRRDQELQVISEDCTTKKKPGQEKDVMQEVYKTHEAIQSLDKSISMLQMELAATRSTQEMKKSDGSDESPQSQDGPPRKKVFVVIGINTAFSSRKRRDSVRETWMPQGEKLLKLEQEKGIVIRFMIGHSATSNSILDRAIDSEEAQHKDFLRLDHVEGYHELSAKTKIFFSSAVAKWDADFYVKVDDDVHVNLGMLAATLGRHRSKPRVYIGCMKSGPVLAQKNVKYHEPEYWKFGEEGNKYFRHATGQIYAISKDLATYISINQPILHKYANEDVSLGAWFIGLEVDHIDERTMCCGTPPDCEWKAQAGNVCVASFDWSCSGICKSVEKIKFVHEMCGEGEETLWNALF; the protein is encoded by the exons ATGAGAAATAGGCACAACGCTAAAGTATCTGCGAAATGGATACCCCTTTTCTCCATtgctttcttcttccttggTATGCTTTACACAAACAG GTTATGGGGCCCACCGGAATCCACCAACCAGCTCATTGCTCAGCACAGACGTGACCAAGAATTGCAAGTGATTTCTGAGGACTGCACGACTAAGAAG AAACCTGGACAAGAAAAGGATGTGATGCAAGAGGTGTACAAAACCCATGAAGCAATTCA ATCTCTGGACAAGTCAATTTCAATGCTTCAGATGGAGTTGGCAGCTACTAGGAGTACTCAGGAGATGAAGAAATCTGATGGGTCTGATGAGTCTCCTCAATCACAAGATGGGCCTCCAAGGAAGAAAGTATTTGTTGTTATTGGGATTAATACTGCTTTCAGTAGTAGGAAGAGGCGTGATTCTGTGAGAGAAACTTGGATGCCTCAAG GGGAAAAGCTTCTCAAGTTGGAGCAAGAGAAGGGGATTGTTATCAGATTCATGATTGGGCACAG TGCAACATCTAATAGCATTCTGGACCGTGCTATTGATTCTGAAGAAGCTCAACATAAAGACTTTCTCAGGCTG GACCACGTTGAGGGATATCACGAACTTTCTGCAAAAACCAAGATATTCTTTTCTAGTGCTGTTGCAAAGTGGGATGCCGATTTCTATGTCAAGGTTGATGATGATGTCCATGTCAATTTGG GTATGCTTGCTGCAACTCTTGGCCGCCACCGGTCGAAGCCCAGAGTTTACATTGGGTGTATGAAATCTGGACCTGTTCTTGCCCAAAA GAATGTCAAATACCATGAACCAGAGTATTGGAAATTTGGAGAAGAAGGGAACAAATACTTTCGACATGCTACTGGGCAAATTTATGCCATTTCAAAGGATTTAGCTACATACATTTCAATCAACCA GCCAATCTTGCACAAGTATGCTAATGAAGATGTTTCCCTGGGTGCTTGGTTCATTGGTCTTGAAGTTGACCATATTGATGAACGAACTATGTGTTGTGGAACTCCACCAG ACTGTGAGTGGAAGGCACAGGCAGGCAATGTATGTGTAGCTTCCTTCGACTGGAGCTGCAGTGGAATTTGCAAATCAGTAGAGAAGATAAAGTTTGTGCATGAAATGTGTGGCGAGGGTGAAGAAACTCTCTGGAATGCCCTATTCTAG
- the LOC116002501 gene encoding eukaryotic translation initiation factor 5-like translates to MDLQNIGAGNKDDAFYRYKMPRMITKIEGRGNGIKTNVVNMVDIAKALARPASYPTKFFGCELGAQSKFDEKTGTSHVNGAHDTAKLAGLLETFIKKYVQCYGCGNPETEVLITKSQMIQLKCAACGFISDVDMRDKLTTFILKNPPEQKKGSKDKKAMRRAEKERLKEGEMADEERKKHKKEAAKKKGSSNNLKNGASKISKKKANVSDEERSPSGSQADENEAEIDNGSDDDVQWQTDTSMAAAQQRIQEQLNSVTASMVMLSTSDEKQKSEKSSRVHEERPELNGYESNNSHDTLVNEIKDGLKRSASSGQLKSLLGSLSGSNDEIFDAFFEALFDGVGKGFSKAVIKKKNYLAAVTREEEGTQPSLLHAIESFCGRASPEAVKEVALVLKALYDNDILEEKFILEWYEKGLNSHNTGSHIWKNVKPFVEWLQSAESESES, encoded by the coding sequence ATGGATTTGCAAAACATTGGTGCTGGAAACAAAGATGATGCCTTCTATAGGTATAAGATGCCCAGAATGATTACGAAGATTGAAGGCCGTGGAAACGGCATCAAGACCAATGTGGTGAACATGGTAGACATTGCAAAGGCCTTGGCCAGACCGGCATCTTATCCTACTAAATTTTTTGGTTGTGAGCTTGGCGCCCAATCCAAATTCGACGAGAAGACAGGAACGTCTCATGTCAATGGGGCCCACGACACTGCAAAACTCGCTGGGCTCCTTGAAACCTTCATCAAGAAGTATGTGCAGTGTTATGGTTGTGGAAATCCCGAAACTGAGGTTCTCATCACCAAGTCGCAAATGATTCAACTCAAATGTGCTGCCTGTGGGTTTATCTCGGATGTTGACATGAGGGACAAGCTCACGACTTTTATTCTTAAGAACCCTCCTGAACAAAAGAAGGGATCGAAGGACAAGAAGGCGATGAGGAGGGCCGAGAAAGAAAGGCTCAAGGAAGGAGAAATGGCAGATGAGGAACGGAAGAAACATAAGAAAGAGGCTGCAAAGAAGAAGGGCTCCTCTAACAATTTAAAGAACGGTGCTTCGAAGATATCAAAGAAGAAAGCCAATGTCTCCGACGAAGAGCGCTCGCCATCTGGTAGCCAAGCAGATGAAAATGAAGCTGAAATCGATAATGGCAGTGATGACGATGTACAGTGGCAGACTGATACTTCCATGGCGGCTGCTCAACAAAGGATCCAGGAGCAGCTTAATTCCGTTACTGCTAGCATGGTAATGCTTTCGACTAGTGACGAGAAACAGAAGTCTGAAAAAAGCTCCCGAGTACATGAAGAGAGGCCCGAGTTGAATGGATACGAATCTAACAACTCTCATGATACTCTGGTCAATGAAATCAAAGATGGCTTGAAGAGGAGCGCATCATCTGGCCAGCTTAAATCTTTATTGGGCTCTCTTTCTGGGTCTAACGACGAGATTTTCGATGCTTTCTTCGAAGCTCTCTTTGATGGAGTTGGAAAAGGTTTCTCCAAGGCGGTGATTAAGAAGAAGAATTACCTCGCTGCTGTCACACGTGAAGAAGAGGGTACACAGCCATCTTTGCTTCACGCCATCGAGTCATTCTGTGGTAGAGCCAGCCCTGAAGCTGTTAAGGAGGTGGCTTTGGTTCTCAAAGCTCTTTACGACAATGATATACTGGAAGAAAAGTTTATTCTCGAGTGGTACGAGAAGGGTTTGAACAGTCACAATACAGGCTCCCATATTTGGAAAAACGTCAAGCCATTTGTGGAATGGCTACAGAGTGCTGAATCTGAATCTGAATCCTAG
- the LOC116002674 gene encoding beta-1,3-galactosyltransferase 7-like isoform X2, giving the protein MLYTNRLWGPPESTNQLIAQHRRDQELQVISEDCTTKKKPGQEKDVMQEVYKTHEAIQSLDKSISMLQMELAATRSTQEMKKSDGSDESPQSQDGPPRKKVFVVIGINTAFSSRKRRDSVRETWMPQGEKLLKLEQEKGIVIRFMIGHSATSNSILDRAIDSEEAQHKDFLRLDHVEGYHELSAKTKIFFSSAVAKWDADFYVKVDDDVHVNLGMLAATLGRHRSKPRVYIGCMKSGPVLAQKNVKYHEPEYWKFGEEGNKYFRHATGQIYAISKDLATYISINQPILHKYANEDVSLGAWFIGLEVDHIDERTMCCGTPPDCEWKAQAGNVCVASFDWSCSGICKSVEKIKFVHEMCGEGEETLWNALF; this is encoded by the exons ATGCTTTACACAAACAG GTTATGGGGCCCACCGGAATCCACCAACCAGCTCATTGCTCAGCACAGACGTGACCAAGAATTGCAAGTGATTTCTGAGGACTGCACGACTAAGAAG AAACCTGGACAAGAAAAGGATGTGATGCAAGAGGTGTACAAAACCCATGAAGCAATTCA ATCTCTGGACAAGTCAATTTCAATGCTTCAGATGGAGTTGGCAGCTACTAGGAGTACTCAGGAGATGAAGAAATCTGATGGGTCTGATGAGTCTCCTCAATCACAAGATGGGCCTCCAAGGAAGAAAGTATTTGTTGTTATTGGGATTAATACTGCTTTCAGTAGTAGGAAGAGGCGTGATTCTGTGAGAGAAACTTGGATGCCTCAAG GGGAAAAGCTTCTCAAGTTGGAGCAAGAGAAGGGGATTGTTATCAGATTCATGATTGGGCACAG TGCAACATCTAATAGCATTCTGGACCGTGCTATTGATTCTGAAGAAGCTCAACATAAAGACTTTCTCAGGCTG GACCACGTTGAGGGATATCACGAACTTTCTGCAAAAACCAAGATATTCTTTTCTAGTGCTGTTGCAAAGTGGGATGCCGATTTCTATGTCAAGGTTGATGATGATGTCCATGTCAATTTGG GTATGCTTGCTGCAACTCTTGGCCGCCACCGGTCGAAGCCCAGAGTTTACATTGGGTGTATGAAATCTGGACCTGTTCTTGCCCAAAA GAATGTCAAATACCATGAACCAGAGTATTGGAAATTTGGAGAAGAAGGGAACAAATACTTTCGACATGCTACTGGGCAAATTTATGCCATTTCAAAGGATTTAGCTACATACATTTCAATCAACCA GCCAATCTTGCACAAGTATGCTAATGAAGATGTTTCCCTGGGTGCTTGGTTCATTGGTCTTGAAGTTGACCATATTGATGAACGAACTATGTGTTGTGGAACTCCACCAG ACTGTGAGTGGAAGGCACAGGCAGGCAATGTATGTGTAGCTTCCTTCGACTGGAGCTGCAGTGGAATTTGCAAATCAGTAGAGAAGATAAAGTTTGTGCATGAAATGTGTGGCGAGGGTGAAGAAACTCTCTGGAATGCCCTATTCTAG